A genomic segment from Canis aureus isolate CA01 chromosome 4, VMU_Caureus_v.1.0, whole genome shotgun sequence encodes:
- the LOC144312517 gene encoding annexin A8: protein MAWWKAWMEQEGVTVKGSPHFNPEPDAEALYTAMKGIGTNEQAIIDVLTRRSNAQRQQIARSFKAQFGKDLTETLQSELSGKFERLMVALMYPPYRYEAKELHEAMKGLGTKEGVIIEILASRTKNHLREIMKAYEADYGSSLEEDIQADTSGYLERILVCLLQGSRDDVSGFVDPGQAVQDAQDLYAAGEKIHGTDEMKFITILCTRSATHLLRVFEEYERIAGKSIEDSIKSETHGSLEEAMLTVVKCTRNLHSYFAERLYYALKGAGTRDGTLIRNIVSRSEIDLNLIKCQFTKMYGKTLGSMIEGDTSGDYRNALLNLVGSSA from the exons ATGGCCTGGTGGAAAGCCTGG ATGGAACAGGAGGGTGTTACAGTGAAGGGCAGCCCCCACTTCAACCCGGAGCCTGACGCGGAGGCCCTGTACACAGCCATGAAGGGCATCG GGACCAACGAGCAGGCCATCATTGATGTGCTCACCAGGAGGAGCAACGCGCAGAGGCAGCAAATCGCCAGGTCCTTCAAGGCCCAGTTTGGCAAg GACCTCACCGAGACCTTGCAGTCGGAGCTGAGCGGCAAGTTCGAGAGGCTCATGGTGGCGCTCATGTACCCGCCCTACAGATACGAGGCCAAGGAGCTGCATGAGGCCATGAAG GGCTTGGGCACCAAAGAGGGGGTCATAATTGAAATCCTGGCTTCTCGGACCAAGAATCACCTGCGGGAGATAATGAAGGCGTATGAGGCAG ACTACGGGTCCAGCCTGGAAGAAGACATCCAGGCCGACACCAGCGGCTACCTGGAGAGGATCCTGGTGTGCCTGCTGCAG GGCAGCAGGGATGATGTGAGTGGTTTCGTGGACCCGGGACAGGCCGTCCAAGATGCACAG GATCTGTACGCAGCGGGCGAGAAGATTCACGGCACGGACGAGATGAAATTCATCACCATCCTGTGCACGCGCAGCGCCACCCACCTGCTGAGAG TGTTTGAGGAATACGAGCGCATCGCCGGCAAGAGCATTGAGGACAGCATCAAGAGTGAGACCCatggctccctggaggaggccaTGCTCACAGTGG TGAAGTGCACACGGAACCTCCACAGCTACTTCGCCGAGCGGCTCTACTATGCCCTGAAG GGAGCAGGGACGCGCGATGGGACCCTGATAAGAAACATCGTTTCGAGGAGTGAGATTGACTTAAATCTCATCAAGTGTCAGTTCACGAAGATGTACGGCAAGACCCTCGGCAGCATGATTGAG GGAGACACCAGCGGTGACTACAGGAACGCCCTGCTGAACCTGGTGGGCAGCAGCGCCTGa